A genomic window from Sphingobacterium sp. BN32 includes:
- a CDS encoding plasmid transfer protein encodes MDFINMTGLMPRFLLQGNPVNVPDSFKETFNFLQGNGVYEEGVMHFLKGMKNTVWTHFDTFITDAQALAAIFMLIFFAIKSYEMMAGDKKMEIMPLLRPFGLVMVIIWWGTFTRVLAYPTDIVAAKTESLFDSGQIEVNNLRLQRAKLMVDVADQLTTIQAETEIAEKEADTWYGRAWDAVTSTVKEGFTAVWNPIVELKNRMQVGLQLLATYTLETLAVWVLRICVYIIFIIQIIYSTILIILGPFSVAVSILPAFRDSFGTWIARFVSVNLYSGIAYLVMHIASLFQQYAMEAEITRYQQLVDSTGDTMEKMAVFAGNGLLSFGIVIVTFLIGGLTMLTVPSISTWIVSTSGITSAASTMGRGATNATRMARRMIAKF; translated from the coding sequence ATGGACTTTATCAACATGACGGGGTTAATGCCCCGTTTTTTATTGCAGGGAAACCCTGTAAACGTGCCCGATTCCTTTAAGGAAACGTTCAACTTTTTGCAGGGGAACGGTGTCTATGAAGAGGGTGTCATGCACTTTCTCAAAGGAATGAAAAACACGGTATGGACACACTTCGACACATTCATAACCGATGCGCAGGCTCTCGCTGCCATCTTCATGCTCATATTCTTTGCCATCAAATCATACGAAATGATGGCGGGCGACAAGAAGATGGAAATTATGCCTTTGTTACGACCGTTCGGGCTGGTAATGGTAATTATCTGGTGGGGTACGTTTACCCGCGTACTTGCATATCCCACGGACATCGTAGCCGCCAAGACGGAAAGCCTGTTTGACAGCGGACAGATCGAGGTAAACAACCTACGATTGCAACGGGCAAAACTCATGGTGGACGTTGCCGATCAGCTCACCACTATACAGGCCGAAACCGAGATCGCCGAAAAAGAAGCGGATACATGGTACGGTCGAGCGTGGGATGCGGTCACCTCAACCGTAAAAGAGGGATTTACCGCCGTATGGAATCCGATAGTTGAACTTAAAAACAGAATGCAAGTCGGGTTACAGCTATTGGCGACCTATACACTCGAAACATTGGCCGTCTGGGTATTGCGCATCTGCGTTTATATCATATTCATTATCCAGATCATCTATTCGACCATCCTTATCATATTAGGTCCGTTTAGTGTCGCCGTATCAATTCTACCTGCCTTTAGGGATTCCTTTGGTACATGGATAGCCCGGTTTGTCAGCGTAAACCTGTATTCGGGAATTGCCTATCTGGTCATGCACATAGCCAGCCTGTTCCAACAATATGCAATGGAGGCCGAGATCACAAGGTATCAGCAACTCGTTGATAGCACGGGCGACACAATGGAGAAGATGGCTGTATTTGCTGGTAACGGACTTTTGAGTTTCGGCATCGTCATCGTGACGTTCCTGATCGGAGGGCTGACCATGTTGACCGTACCGAGCATAAGCACATGGATCGTATCGACAAGCGGTATCACCTCGGCCGCAAGCACAATGGGGCGTGGCGCAACCAATGCGACCCGCATGGCAAGGAGGATGATCGCCAAATTTTAG